Genomic DNA from Terriglobales bacterium:
GGCGTGGGCGCGGTGGCCACGCAATCCTTCATCGATCCCTCCTACGGCCCGCTGGGTCTGGCCGCGATGCGTGCCGGACGGAGCGCTCCCGAGGCCCTGCGCGGCCTGCTGGCCGCCGATCCGCACCGCAACGTGCGCCAGGTGGCCATGATCGACGCTCAAGGTCATGTGGCCGCCTACACCGGCACCAAGGACATCCAGGCGGCCGGCGACGTGGTGGGGCTGGTCACGCCGGGAGAGCAGCACATGCAGCGTCCCTCCACCGACCCGGACGACGGCTGGATCCAGGTGGGGGAGAACTTCTCCGCGCAGGCCAACCTGATGTCCAACGCCAAGGTGTGGCCGGCGATGGCCAAGGCCTTCCAGGAGACCAAGGGCGACCTGGCCGAGCGCATGCTGGCGGCGTTGGAGGCGGGGCAAGCGGCGGGCGGCGACATCCGTGGACGGCAGTCGGCTGCCATCCTCGTGGTCAAGGCCCAGTCCAGCGGCCGGCCCTGGGAAGATAAAGTCTTCGATCTGCGGGTGGACGACGCCGACCAGCCCATCCCGGAGCTGCGGCGCCTGGTCGCCCTGCAGCGCGCCTACAACCACATGAACGCGGGCGACGCCGCCGTCGAACGCCACGACAACGAGGGCGCGCTGCGCGAGTACTCGGCGGCGGAGGAGATCGCCGCCAAGACCCCGGGAGTGCTGCCTAGCCGCCTGGCGGAGATGGAGTACTGGCACGCGGTGGCCCTGGTCACGATGGGGCGGGTGGACGAGTCGCTGCCGCTCTTCCAGAAGGCCTTCGCGCTGCAGCCGGGCTGGCGCGAATTGACCACGCGCCTGCCCAAGGCGGGCCTGCTGCCCGACGATCCCAGACTGCTGCAGAGGATCCTGGCCGCGGGCCGGTAGGAGGCTGCGCATGTTCATTTCTCCTCCCGAGAGGAGCTTCAAGCAGAACCTGATCTGGCGGCTGCTGGTGTTGCTGCCGGTGGCGGTGGCCTGGCTGGTCGCGCTGGGGTTCTACAGCGACGGCAACAAGGTGGAGCCGGTTTCCGCCGGGATCGCGGTTGCGGTGACCGGGCTGGCGGTGTGGCTGTGGATCGCCGCCTCCAAGGCGGAGCTGAGTGTCCACTCCGAAGGAGTGCAGACGCAGGGCGTTCTCGGCGGCACGGAGATGCGCTGGGACGAGATCGCCTCCACTACCTTCCGACAGACACCCACGGGGCAGGCAATGGTGCATTTTGGCCTGATCGGCTACCTGATCGCACAGGCGGCGGCCAAGGGGAGCTCCTCGGGGATGATGACACTGATCCTGGTCTCGCGCGAGGGGCGCAAACTGAGCATCAGTCCCAACTGGCGCGAAGGGCAGGAGGCCATCCGCATGGTCCTGCGGCGGGTGAATCCCGCCATTCGCGACGACATCCGGCGCCGCGTCAAGAACGGCGAGACGGTCAAGTTCGGCAAGCTCGGCCTCTCCCAGCAAGGCATCAGTTGGAAGGACGGGCCACCTATCTCCTTCGCCACCCTGGCCAAGTGCCGCATCGCCGGACAGCAGTTACGCATCAAGGCGGAAGGCAAGTGGCTGGACAACGTGGCTGTGAGCACCTCCCGCGTGCCCGACGTCTTTGTCTTCCTCGACCTGGTGGACGAGTTCAAGTCGGGCGGCAAGGCCGCCGAGGTGGACCCGGTGGCGCGGGCCGCGGGTGTGGGCGCGACTTAGGTCTTGCGAAATAGCTCCGTGCGGGCCGGGCTGCTACAATCCCGGGCGTGATCACCTACAAAGGCTTGGACCATGTCGCCCTGGTCACCAAGAGGCTCGAGGCCATGAAGAAGTTCTATGCCGAGACCCTGGGCATGAAGCTGGAGCACGAGGGCAAGTCCAAGGCCGGCTACCTCATCGTGACGCTGCGCGCGGGCGCCAGCGTGCTCGACCTGTTCGAAGCTACGCCCACCAATCCCGCACCCGCCGCCAACCTCACCGAGACACACTTCTGCCTCGCCGCTAGCGGCAGCAGCATCTACGACGTGATCGCCAGCCTGAAGCGCGCCGGCCTGGAGCCCACCCCCGCCGAGGTCAACGACGGCGCCGAGGGCAAGGGGCTCTCCACCTTCGTCCGCGACCCGGACGGGAACCGGGTGGAGATCAAGGTTTACTAGGACCTTCAGCCTGGTGAGGTTTCAGAGTCTCAAGGTTTCAGGGTTTCCAAGACGGGCCGGCGCTATACTCGTCTAGAAACTGGAAACGAGAGACCAGAAACTGGACACGACGATGCTGCTGAACGGACTGTTTCCCCCCATCACCACGCCCTTCTATCCCGACGGCAACGTGTACTTCAAGAAGCTGGAGCACAACGTGGAGCGCTACTCGCGCACGCCCATCCAGGGCATCGTGGTGCTGGGCTCGACCGGGGAGGCCATCCTGCTCTCGGACCAGGAGCGGCGCGACGTCTTCAAGGCGGCGCGCGAGGCGGCGGCGCCCGAGAAGGTGCTCATCGCCGGCACCGGCATCGAGTCGGCCATCGAGACTCTGCGGCTCACCGAGTACGCCGCCACCCTGGGCTACGACGTGGCCATGGTGCGTACCCCGCATTACTACAAGCGCCAGATGAAGCCGCTGAACGAGGCCACCTTCTATCGCACCGTGGCCGACCGTTCGCCCCTGCCGATCGTCATCTACAACTTCCCGCAGGCCACCGGCTACGACATGCCGGTGGAGGTGGTGCGTGAACTCGCCGACCATCCCAACATCATCGCCATCAAGGAATCCTGCGGGGTGCTGGAGAAGGTGAAGGCGGAGATCGCGGAAACCGGCAAGAGCCCGGCGAAGCGCACCGTGCAGGTCACGGAAACGCAACAGGCGGTGACCAGACGGATGCTGGCGGTGCCGGCGGCCCCGCAAGGCGGGGAAGTGGTGCCGGCCAGCGCGCTGGGCGGCGCGCCGGCGGCGGTGGCGGCTCCACCGAAGCTCAAGACCCGCACCAAGGAGGTCGGCTTCCAGGTGCTTGTGGGCTCGGCGCAGACCCTGGAAGATTCCCTCGAGCTGGGCGCGGTGGGGGCGATCTTGGCCTTCGCCTGTCCGGCACCGACCATCTGCTTCGAGATCTATAGCGCCTGGAAGGAGGGCGATATCGCCCTGGCCCAGGAAAAGCAGAAGCGCATCGTGGAGGCGGCGCAGAAGGTGGTGGGCGAGTTCGGGGTCCCCGGAGTGAAGTACGCCATGGACCTGAAC
This window encodes:
- a CDS encoding VOC family protein → MITYKGLDHVALVTKRLEAMKKFYAETLGMKLEHEGKSKAGYLIVTLRAGASVLDLFEATPTNPAPAANLTETHFCLAASGSSIYDVIASLKRAGLEPTPAEVNDGAEGKGLSTFVRDPDGNRVEIKVY
- a CDS encoding DUF1028 domain-containing protein; translated protein: GVGAVATQSFIDPSYGPLGLAAMRAGRSAPEALRGLLAADPHRNVRQVAMIDAQGHVAAYTGTKDIQAAGDVVGLVTPGEQHMQRPSTDPDDGWIQVGENFSAQANLMSNAKVWPAMAKAFQETKGDLAERMLAALEAGQAAGGDIRGRQSAAILVVKAQSSGRPWEDKVFDLRVDDADQPIPELRRLVALQRAYNHMNAGDAAVERHDNEGALREYSAAEEIAAKTPGVLPSRLAEMEYWHAVALVTMGRVDESLPLFQKAFALQPGWRELTTRLPKAGLLPDDPRLLQRILAAGR
- a CDS encoding dihydrodipicolinate synthase family protein, which codes for MLLNGLFPPITTPFYPDGNVYFKKLEHNVERYSRTPIQGIVVLGSTGEAILLSDQERRDVFKAAREAAAPEKVLIAGTGIESAIETLRLTEYAATLGYDVAMVRTPHYYKRQMKPLNEATFYRTVADRSPLPIVIYNFPQATGYDMPVEVVRELADHPNIIAIKESCGVLEKVKAEIAETGKSPAKRTVQVTETQQAVTRRMLAVPAAPQGGEVVPASALGGAPAAVAAPPKLKTRTKEVGFQVLVGSAQTLEDSLELGAVGAILAFACPAPTICFEIYSAWKEGDIALAQEKQKRIVEAAQKVVGEFGVPGVKYAMDLNGYYGGPPRLPLLPPTAEIKAEIERLMADIRN
- a CDS encoding DUF6585 family protein translates to MFISPPERSFKQNLIWRLLVLLPVAVAWLVALGFYSDGNKVEPVSAGIAVAVTGLAVWLWIAASKAELSVHSEGVQTQGVLGGTEMRWDEIASTTFRQTPTGQAMVHFGLIGYLIAQAAAKGSSSGMMTLILVSREGRKLSISPNWREGQEAIRMVLRRVNPAIRDDIRRRVKNGETVKFGKLGLSQQGISWKDGPPISFATLAKCRIAGQQLRIKAEGKWLDNVAVSTSRVPDVFVFLDLVDEFKSGGKAAEVDPVARAAGVGAT